One Campylobacter concisus DNA segment encodes these proteins:
- the ruvB gene encoding Holliday junction branch migration DNA helicase RuvB: MDRIVEIEKVSFENDFEVSLRPSKFEDYIGQEKIKQNLDVFIKAAKKRNECLDHVLFYGPPGLGKTTLAHIIANEMGVSIKMTAAPMIEKSGDLAAILTNLQEGDVLFIDEIHRLSPAIEEVLYPAMEDFRLDIIIGSGPAAQTIKIDLPKFTLIGATTRAGMISAPLRDRFGMDFRLQFYTSGELSRIVQIASAKLGKECDKNASLEIAKRSRATPRIALRLLKRIRDFAEVNDEQIISHERAKEGLNALGVNSLGFDEMDIRYLEILMQARRRPMGLSTIAAALSEDEGTVEDVIEPYLLANGFIERTAKGRIASAKCFETFNVKIDIEKGLFE, encoded by the coding sequence TTGGATAGAATCGTTGAAATCGAAAAAGTAAGCTTTGAAAATGACTTTGAAGTCTCGCTAAGACCTAGCAAATTTGAAGACTATATCGGTCAAGAAAAGATAAAACAAAATTTAGACGTCTTTATAAAAGCAGCCAAAAAGCGAAACGAATGCCTAGATCACGTGCTATTTTACGGCCCTCCAGGGCTTGGTAAGACGACCCTTGCTCACATCATCGCAAACGAAATGGGCGTGAGTATCAAAATGACTGCAGCGCCGATGATAGAAAAGAGCGGTGACCTAGCGGCGATCCTTACAAATTTACAAGAGGGCGACGTGCTTTTTATCGACGAGATACACCGCCTAAGCCCAGCTATCGAAGAGGTGCTTTATCCTGCGATGGAGGACTTTAGGCTAGACATCATCATAGGCTCAGGGCCTGCAGCTCAGACTATCAAGATAGACTTGCCAAAATTTACGCTCATCGGCGCGACCACTCGTGCTGGCATGATCTCGGCGCCTTTAAGAGACCGCTTTGGGATGGACTTTAGGCTGCAGTTTTACACAAGCGGCGAGCTAAGCCGTATCGTGCAGATCGCCTCTGCTAAGCTTGGCAAAGAGTGCGATAAAAATGCCTCGCTTGAGATCGCCAAACGCTCACGTGCCACGCCAAGGATCGCCCTTAGGCTGCTAAAGCGTATCCGCGACTTTGCCGAGGTAAATGACGAGCAAATCATCAGTCACGAGCGCGCAAAAGAGGGGCTTAATGCGCTTGGTGTAAATTCGCTTGGATTTGATGAGATGGATATTAGGTATTTAGAAATTTTAATGCAAGCAAGGCGCCGTCCTATGGGGCTTAGCACGATCGCAGCGGCACTTAGTGAGGACGAGGGCACGGTTGAGGACGTCATAGAGCCATATCTGCTTGCAAATGGCTTTATTGAGCGCACCGCAAAGGGCAGGATCGCAAGTGCGAAGTGTTTTGAGACCTTTAACGTCAAGATCGACATCGAAAAAGGGCTTTTTGAGTAG
- a CDS encoding AI-2E family transporter: protein MNNRLFFGIFAFCALALVVYLFKPFLLDIFIAALLAVAVANVQIAFLTLTKNRKTLSSGLTTFALLCLFIAPLLYAVVEIAKYAAGFDINNVTKTIEFIKNYDFSLPESINFLEPRIKEFISGLDLKLLFSQLAANLASLGKLSLKFGVDMIIILVFFFFCNLYGNELINYLKESLPLKKDDTEFLLSEVGNVMSVVFYSTIANMIIQGFLFAIITSFYGYDGVLTGIFFSFASLIPVVGGLLAWAPISIYEFANGNTAAAITIALYTIIVISFGADTLLKPLVIKFINSKLVKIPTKINELLIFFAMIAGITTFGFWGVILGPAIVTFFVSTIKLYTLLRERNFV from the coding sequence ATGAATAATAGGCTATTTTTTGGAATTTTTGCGTTTTGTGCTTTGGCTTTGGTGGTCTATCTTTTTAAACCATTTTTACTTGACATTTTTATCGCAGCACTGCTCGCGGTGGCTGTTGCAAACGTGCAGATCGCATTTTTAACGCTTACTAAAAACCGCAAAACGCTCTCGTCAGGACTTACGACATTTGCACTTCTTTGTTTGTTTATCGCGCCACTTCTTTACGCAGTCGTAGAGATCGCAAAATACGCAGCTGGCTTTGATATAAACAACGTCACGAAGACCATTGAATTTATTAAAAACTATGATTTTAGCCTGCCAGAGTCGATAAATTTCTTAGAGCCGAGGATAAAGGAATTTATAAGTGGCCTTGATCTTAAGCTGCTCTTTTCACAACTAGCGGCAAATCTCGCGAGCCTTGGCAAGCTAAGCCTTAAATTTGGCGTCGATATGATCATCATCCTGGTCTTTTTCTTCTTTTGCAACCTTTATGGCAACGAGCTTATCAACTATTTAAAAGAGTCTTTGCCGCTTAAAAAAGACGACACTGAGTTTTTGCTAAGCGAGGTTGGCAACGTGATGAGCGTCGTTTTTTACTCAACCATTGCAAATATGATCATCCAAGGCTTTTTATTTGCCATTATCACCAGTTTTTACGGCTACGACGGTGTGCTAACTGGCATATTTTTTAGCTTCGCCTCGCTCATCCCAGTCGTTGGCGGTCTGCTAGCTTGGGCGCCTATTAGTATTTATGAGTTTGCAAATGGTAATACAGCAGCTGCTATCACGATCGCACTTTACACCATCATCGTGATCTCGTTTGGCGCTGATACCTTGCTAAAGCCACTTGTCATTAAATTTATAAACTCAAAACTAGTCAAGATACCAACAAAGATAAATGAGCTACTCATCTTTTTTGCGATGATTGCTGGTATCACGACGTTTGGCTTCTGGGGCGTGATACTTGGGCCTGCGATCGTGACATTTTTTGTCTCAACGATCAAGCTTTACACGCTTTTGCGAGAGAGAAATTTCGTATAA
- a CDS encoding HIT family protein: protein MIYEDKFIRVEREENELPWVKIFTAKPYRELSDCDEASRARLFEAMLVAEKAMLEFYKPTKINIASFGNYVPHVHIHVIARFENDAFFPDSVWASPKRKSELELPKFDEFAKFLEKKLRLSFE, encoded by the coding sequence ATGATATATGAAGATAAATTTATAAGGGTTGAGCGCGAAGAGAACGAGCTTCCGTGGGTGAAAATTTTTACAGCTAAGCCCTACCGCGAGCTAAGTGACTGCGATGAGGCGAGTAGAGCTAGGCTTTTTGAGGCGATGCTGGTGGCTGAAAAGGCGATGCTTGAGTTTTATAAACCAACTAAGATAAACATCGCGAGCTTTGGAAACTACGTGCCACACGTGCATATTCACGTCATTGCGAGATTTGAAAATGATGCATTTTTCCCAGATAGCGTTTGGGCTAGCCCCAAAAGAAAAAGCGAGCTTGAGCTGCCTAAATTTGATGAGTTTGCTAAATTTTTAGAAAAAAAACTAAGGCTTAGTTTTGAGTAA
- a CDS encoding cache domain-containing protein, with protein sequence MSKYKKYFNIYIVLVVFALLGSLFYFLYSSYMAEKKQNNMRVFFDYHVKQLNKSIDDEKFSSMAISILLAQNESIQMCLLGQNRDECVKNIENLTKTLGAASMYNNIKLHLYDKDLKSYVRSWDLNRYGDMIASGRFLVQESRRQDRPMVGIEAWYAGVHIRAVSNVMHEGKNIGSIEVLLNYDSLGNFYKTQGIDLFVLLSKDKMPAHKSAPSDQILRDYYIENLSSANLNIVGILRDIDLKKYEFYVYKTHYFCVVPLLDASNTQIGYYVLHVNADEKERNISQNYLESEELF encoded by the coding sequence TTGAGTAAATACAAAAAATATTTTAATATCTATATCGTTTTAGTCGTTTTTGCGCTACTTGGCAGCCTATTTTACTTTCTTTACAGCTCATACATGGCTGAAAAAAAGCAAAACAATATGCGCGTCTTTTTTGACTACCACGTAAAGCAGCTAAACAAAAGCATCGATGATGAGAAATTTTCATCAATGGCGATCTCGATCCTGCTTGCTCAAAATGAGTCTATACAGATGTGTTTGCTGGGTCAAAACCGCGATGAGTGCGTAAAAAACATCGAAAATTTGACCAAAACTCTTGGCGCAGCGTCGATGTATAACAACATCAAGCTTCATCTTTACGACAAAGATCTAAAAAGCTACGTAAGAAGCTGGGATCTAAACAGATATGGCGATATGATCGCTAGTGGTAGGTTTTTAGTCCAAGAGTCAAGGCGTCAAGATAGACCCATGGTTGGCATCGAGGCATGGTATGCTGGAGTGCATATAAGGGCTGTTTCAAATGTGATGCATGAGGGTAAAAACATCGGTAGCATCGAGGTTTTGCTAAACTACGACTCACTTGGAAATTTTTATAAAACGCAAGGCATAGACCTTTTCGTGCTCCTATCAAAAGATAAGATGCCAGCACACAAAAGCGCGCCGAGTGATCAAATTTTAAGGGATTATTACATCGAAAATTTGAGCAGTGCAAATTTAAATATAGTTGGAATTTTGCGTGACATAGACCTTAAAAAGTATGAATTTTACGTATATAAGACACACTATTTTTGTGTTGTGCCGCTACTTGATGCTAGCAACACGCAGATAGGCTACTACGTCCTTCATGTAAATGCCGACGAAAAAGAGCGAAATATCTCGCAAAACTATCTTGAATCAGAAGAGCTTTTTTAA
- the panB gene encoding 3-methyl-2-oxobutanoate hydroxymethyltransferase, whose product MKDETIAKKKLTINDIKNKKGVEPIVMITAYDALFAKIFDDYADVILVGDSLNMSFNMKESTLSADMSTMLYHTKAVCAGAKKTFILADMPFGSYTNEKQAIKNAMKFFKQTNADAVKLEVGMHQVNLVKRLCEEGINVMAHIGLKPQFFKFEGGYKIKGRSELEAKRLVDEALAFEQAGAFGILLEGTLSNVASEITRQVRVPVVGIGSGSDVDGQVLVWSDMLGFFEDFKPKFVKRYLDGATLVRKGVQSYANEVKNKIFPSEEFSYQG is encoded by the coding sequence ATGAAAGATGAAACAATCGCAAAGAAAAAACTCACTATAAATGATATAAAAAACAAAAAAGGCGTCGAGCCTATCGTGATGATAACCGCCTATGATGCGCTATTTGCGAAGATTTTTGATGATTATGCTGATGTTATCCTTGTTGGCGATAGCTTAAATATGAGCTTTAACATGAAAGAGAGCACGCTAAGTGCCGATATGAGCACCATGCTTTATCACACAAAGGCCGTTTGTGCCGGTGCTAAAAAGACTTTTATCCTAGCTGATATGCCATTTGGCAGCTACACAAACGAAAAACAAGCGATCAAAAATGCGATGAAATTTTTTAAGCAGACAAATGCCGATGCGGTGAAGCTTGAAGTTGGCATGCATCAGGTAAATTTAGTAAAGCGCCTCTGCGAAGAGGGCATAAACGTGATGGCTCACATCGGACTAAAACCGCAGTTTTTTAAATTTGAGGGCGGATATAAGATAAAAGGCAGAAGCGAGCTTGAGGCAAAAAGGCTGGTTGATGAGGCTTTGGCATTTGAGCAAGCTGGTGCGTTTGGCATACTGCTTGAAGGCACGCTTAGCAACGTGGCAAGCGAGATAACAAGGCAGGTTCGTGTGCCAGTTGTGGGCATAGGCTCTGGGTCAGACGTCGATGGGCAGGTGCTTGTCTGGTCTGATATGTTGGGATTTTTCGAGGACTTTAAACCTAAATTTGTCAAGCGCTATCTTGACGGAGCCACTCTTGTGCGAAAAGGCGTGCAAAGCTACGCTAACGAAGTAAAAAACAAAATTTTCCCAAGCGAAGAGTTTTCGTATCAGGGTTAA
- a CDS encoding WG repeat-containing protein, with product MVKEFDYVGDFKEGLAMAVKNGKYGFINTRGEEIVECKFDFISTFYEGFASLKKDSKYGFINTKGEEVIECKFDYVDDFKNGFAKVQKNGKYGFINTKGEEVIECKFDDACDFKDSFFKVEKNGKWGLINTKNEQILECKFNNIGEFKDGFAEVEIDYKYGFINTKGEQIIKCEFNHVYFFKNGFVALNKDGKFDVFTINGEKINGCLFDDFKYFSEDFASVKKDGKWGFVNIKMEQVIEYKFDYASSFKEGLAAVKKNDRYGYINKNGVQVIEYKFDDAGDFGNGFAKVKKDNKWMYINIDGEKVIGCSRFDDTLKCSEGLIVIRKDGKRGFINTKGEEVIECKFDDAYNFNEGFAVVEKDGKWGFINARGEQVIECKFDGVGCFSEGLARVKKDHKWGFINTKGEKVIEYKFDDACNFSKGLAEVQINNKTYKVNINGDFIVLDENKNRIEISRDFDCVSNFKEHLALAVKDDKYGFVNIKGKEIIECKFNDANEFSEGFASVKEDGKWGFINTRGEQVIECKFDGVGYFSESLAKVKKDRKWGFINTRGEQVIEYKFDNAWSFSEGLAYVEIGGAYGYINTSGEVIIEYKSFFPS from the coding sequence ATGGTAAAAGAGTTTGATTATGTTGGTGATTTTAAAGAAGGTTTAGCAATGGCTGTAAAAAATGGTAAATATGGCTTTATAAATACTAGAGGAGAAGAAATTGTAGAGTGTAAATTTGATTTTATTAGCACTTTTTATGAGGGCTTTGCTAGTTTAAAAAAAGATAGTAAATATGGTTTTATAAATACCAAAGGAGAAGAAGTTATAGAGTGCAAATTCGACTATGTTGACGATTTTAAAAATGGCTTTGCTAAGGTCCAAAAAAATGGTAAATATGGCTTTATTAATACCAAAGGCGAGGAAGTTATAGAGTGTAAATTTGATGATGCTTGTGATTTTAAAGATAGCTTTTTTAAGGTTGAAAAGAATGGTAAGTGGGGATTAATTAATACAAAAAACGAACAGATTTTAGAATGTAAATTTAATAATATTGGCGAGTTTAAAGATGGTTTTGCAGAGGTTGAAATAGATTATAAATATGGGTTTATAAATACCAAAGGTGAGCAAATTATAAAGTGCGAGTTTAACCACGTCTATTTTTTTAAAAACGGATTTGTTGCACTTAATAAAGATGGTAAATTTGATGTTTTTACAATTAATGGTGAGAAGATCAATGGATGTTTATTTGATGATTTTAAATACTTTAGTGAGGATTTTGCAAGCGTTAAAAAAGATGGCAAATGGGGATTTGTAAACATCAAAATGGAACAGGTTATAGAATACAAATTTGATTATGCTAGTTCTTTTAAAGAAGGCTTAGCTGCTGTTAAAAAAAATGATAGATATGGATATATAAACAAAAATGGTGTGCAAGTTATAGAGTATAAATTTGATGATGCTGGAGATTTTGGAAATGGTTTTGCTAAAGTTAAAAAAGATAATAAATGGATGTATATAAATATTGATGGTGAAAAGGTCATAGGATGTAGTAGATTTGATGACACTTTAAAGTGTAGCGAGGGTTTAATTGTAATAAGAAAAGATGGTAAGCGCGGGTTTATAAATACCAAAGGCGAGGAAGTCATAGAGTGCAAATTTGACGATGCTTACAATTTTAATGAGGGCTTTGCCGTAGTCGAAAAAGATGGTAAATGGGGATTTATAAACGCTAGAGGCGAACAAGTTATTGAGTGTAAATTTGATGGTGTTGGTTGTTTTAGTGAGGGTTTGGCTAGGGTTAAAAAAGATCATAAATGGGGATTTATAAATACCAAGGGAGAGAAGGTTATTGAGTATAAATTTGATGATGCTTGCAATTTTAGTAAAGGTTTAGCTGAGGTTCAAATTAATAATAAAACATATAAGGTAAACATCAATGGTGATTTTATAGTCTTGGATGAAAATAAAAATAGAATAGAAATTTCAAGAGACTTTGATTGTGTGTCAAATTTTAAAGAGCACCTAGCTTTAGCCGTAAAAGACGATAAGTATGGTTTTGTCAATATTAAAGGTAAAGAAATTATAGAGTGTAAATTTAATGATGCTAATGAGTTTAGCGAGGGCTTTGCTAGTGTCAAAGAAGATGGCAAATGGGGATTTATAAACACTAGAGGTGAGCAAGTTATTGAGTGTAAATTTGATGGTGTTGGTTATTTTAGTGAGAGTTTGGCTAAGGTTAAAAAAGATCGTAAATGGGGATTTATAAACACTAGAGGTGAGCAAGTCATAGAGTATAAATTTGATAATGCTTGGAGTTTTAGTGAAGGTTTGGCTTA